TTTAGCGAATACACACATAAGATACACAAATATACATAGTAATAGATGATGATCTTTAAAACGCTGCGGTTGCCTTCCTACGAGCATTAAACTAAGTTGATTCACAGGTGACACTGATTGTATTGCCCCGTACTGCCCTGAGAACAATCTTTTGATCCCTTTGGTATCATTTTACATTCAACTATTATGCTTACCATAACTAAGCATAAATAGTTGAAGGGAAACTCTGTGTAAAGCCTAAATACCTGATTGGCTTGGTTGGGTGTCTTTCTAGTTTCAAGTTGTACAATCTAGCAACCAGCAACAGGGCCCCTAAAGCACTTATCGCCATGTCTGCGCCAGACTTTACATTTATATCTAAGAGAACGGACCTTTGCGGAAATCCCTGTTGAGATTCCGATTAATTGTACGCTAGAATTTGTAAGACTTTCTATGGCAATTGGGGGCAGGATGAAACGATCAAGTTGTAGCCGTTATGTTTATGGCATTTAAGCGTTACATAATTACAAGAGTTTACATAACCATTTACAAGATACAAGATACTTATGACCCTTTTACTTACAAGTAAGTACTTAATACAAAGGCAACAATACCGACACACACGATTCCAAAAAAGCTGATGAACTCAATAAATTGGCTCAATACAAGTTGCTAAGTTAAAATTGTGTTATAAATTGTGAACAGCAGtgaatcaataaaataaagcaaacttCACATCTATTGACACTATTCGCAACTACCGTGTTCACCTATTTTTCTAAAACCCATGGGGGTTTTGGTACAACAGTCTGTGGGGAAATACTTTGATTGGGATTCTCGCTACACTTCCGCTTCCGTTTCGACTTGTGTTTGCCCATTGAGTTGGTTCAGCTTAAGTTCCTCGGCCGGTTGCTTGGACACATCGTCATCGTTCCGTTGCCAACAATCGAATGACAGCATGGGCTCACCCTTGCCAAAGGCCTCGCCATCGGCCAAAGTGATGGGCAGTTGCCTGTGAATGACGAAAAAGTATATGTATAATTTACAAACaagaatgtaaaataaaaatataataatatgtatgcttatatttaaaatcaattatcttatgttaatttttcaattatttttctatgTCCTAGGCTATTTGTgtttatgttgaaaaacaagaaaattgtattgtattatttattattttcctatTCATTTTTAATCTTTCCAATGACAGCTAATTTGTTAAACATATAATATGaaccaaattttgaaaaatgtacaattccattttgttgtttattcgTATATATTTAATGACAACGGAgcattaacatttttgatttactATTTTGATTATTCCTTTGGctgctatatgatatagtacATGCTTGTATATTCCCTGCaattgggaaagtttcatttagATAGATTGACAAGATACTGAGgtactagtttgcgtagaaacggatggacggacatggctagatcggcTCGACTGGTATTGCTGATCAACAATACCCTCACCAAGAGtatacaaacattttcaattaaccaAAAGCTATCTTCTGTCTTATGAGGCATccgaaaataaaactcaaactTAACCCCCAAAGATTGGAGTGACATTTTGCCCTTCTTTTAATTCCCTTTGAGACTCACCTGTTATTCGTTTCCGGCAGCATGAGCGTGCAAACGGCCGCAGACAAGAGGAGCAGGGCCAGGATGAGAGACGGAGCGGCCGGCAGCATTGTGCCCAGGTGAATGAGGTAGGGCGACACAAAAGAGGCTCCCGCAGCGGCCAGATGCACTGCAGCGATTCCCCGCGAGCGCACACAGGTGGGCAGCAGCTCAGAGGCGAACTGCGAGGTGACCGTGTAGCACATGGAGATGCCCAACCGCATGGGCAGGGCGAAGGCCAGCAGCAGGGTCACGTTGCCCTGGGCCCCATCCATGGAGAGGGCCACTCCCAGGGCGCAGGACAGCAGTCCGGTGCAGAGCATGGCCAAAAAGGCAGTGGTCTTGCGACCCACTTTGCTTTGCAGGAGGCCCTGGATGAATCCGGATGGAGGGACAACCACTGCAAACAGCGAGAAGACCACAAAGGGTGACAGACCCAAGCCCTCCACATTTCGAGAAATCGTGTTGAAACTCAGCGAAGTCAGCATgcttaaaattagaaaagagggaaattaattttgtggTACAAAGATAATAAGCACAGCTTGaagtatttttctcaattaCTGtgaaattttagattttattatatataaattaaccatataacattttaattaataaaaatgtaacattttttgcaaatgttaagtatatatttgcttatatttagtattatttttatcgatgattattaaatattttcattagcaaatttaaaaaactttcaacaaaaaatacaacgaGCTCctgctattattttatttataaaaattaaatttaacataaaacCTTACaattcctttgtttttttaaatgaaaatttatataataaattcaaacagTTTTGAAACACTTTGTCTAAATCGTTTgttaaaatagaaataaaataatatttgattttagcataaaaccaaattatttacttgttttttcCTATATTTAGGATCACAGagatttatagaaaaaatttcAACTGAAATCTTAATATGCTTTCCTGCAATACTCACAATGTAATCACCACCAGCAACGATATCTTGCGTAGATTTGGAGTCTTCATAAGATCGAAAATGCCAGCAGTTTGCTCTGGTTGATTTGACATCTTCCTTTTAACAATGCAGTTCCTTCGGAAGGCCTCGAAGTCGGCAGCCTTCACTTCCTTTCCATTAAAATGGGCGATGTGCTTCAGCCTGGCAATGGCCCCCTCCACATTGGTCCTAGTGATCAGCCATTGGGCGCTCTCCTGcaccacaaaataaaatagagcCACGACCAGTTGGAGCAGCGCCGAACAGGTCAGGTAGATCCTCCAGTTCCCGGCCAGCACAGAAAGCCAGGGGGCCACCAAAGCACCCAGGCAAAAGCATATTCCAAGAGTTCCACTTATGGCCATGTTCCTCAGTTTGGGCGCCAAGTATTCCAGAACtgcaaaattcaattataataacctaatgtttatttcttgttgctagaaaatgtaatttagttattacaaattatgtttactttatggcaatatatttaaaaaaatttaaatattttattttatacgtGATCTCAAAATTACCAAAAGAAGCACGTTCGCATTAATATGGTCTCCGCAAGCAGTGTCGTtataatatgaaaataaaacttttgtgGCTGTTTAAACGCTGAAATCTAGTGTTCATATAGACCAAAAGATGGGCATTACTTGGGCTTACTCAGacgttaaattaatttaagagtTCAATGCCTGATATACTCTAACAATTAAAGGAGATACTTAGACAGTAGGCTAATGCCATCTGGCAGACCTAAACTGATGCCTAGCATGAGAATTCATGGAAGTTATTAGGAGTAGACACTGTTGTTGGCTCTGAGCTGTATGTATGCAAAAGCTTTTCCTAAATATACTCTCATTCTCGAGATATCGCCATGCTTACCCAGAATAAACATCAGATAATAATTTGCCGTGGCAGCGAGACCAGAAATGCACCGAAAAATAGCGAACTGCACCAAGTTGGCGGCGTAGGTGGTGAGGAAGTCGCCAACGAATCCGCACTGATTGGCCAGGATGACGGCCCTTACCCTGCCGACCTTGTCGCCCAGCATGCCGAAGGTGAAGGTTCCCACCAGGGAGCCGAGGAAAAACAGGGATTGTCCGATTCGCGCCTTGTAGGCATCATCGCACACCCAGTTAAGCTGCTCAATGAGAGGGGATACTTTGAGATGGAACGCTCCTTATACCGTCATAGTCTCACCTCCGCGTTCATGCTCTTGAAGCCAAAGTCATAGTTGTATATCCAGCGCTGGCAGGTCTCATTGCTCACCGTCAAACGGTCACCCTCGATCTTGTCCAGTCGGGTGCAGGAGGCCTCCTTGCCAAACGGGGCGTACACGGCGGCAATCTCCTCGAAACTACGGTTTGCCAGAGCCTCATGATAGCACCAGTGCTGGGGCACAAACCCAATTATGTTTTGCGAGTAATAGTGGACGGTGGTCGTGAAGGCTATGTAGCCGAGCAGCAGAATCATCAGGTACTGATAGCGACCCGCACTGCCGCACTTCTCCAAGATCTGGTCGAAATCCATGGTGACGTGCTCTCGC
This genomic window from Drosophila gunungcola strain Sukarami chromosome 3R, Dgunungcola_SK_2, whole genome shotgun sequence contains:
- the LOC128261731 gene encoding solute carrier family 22 member 6 is translated as MDFDQILEKCGSAGRYQYLMILLLGYIAFTTTVHYYSQNIIGFVPQHWCYHEALANRSFEEIAAVYAPFGKEASCTRLDKIEGDRLTVSNETCQRWIYNYDFGFKSMNAELNWVCDDAYKARIGQSLFFLGSLVGTFTFGMLGDKVGRVRAVILANQCGFVGDFLTTYAANLVQFAIFRCISGLAATANYYLMFILVLEYLAPKLRNMAISGTLGICFCLGALVAPWLSVLAGNWRIYLTCSALLQLVVALFYFVVQESAQWLITRTNVEGAIARLKHIAHFNGKEVKAADFEAFRRNCIVKRKMSNQPEQTAGIFDLMKTPNLRKISLLVVITFMLTSLSFNTISRNVEGLGLSPFVVFSLFAVVVPPSGFIQGLLQSKVGRKTTAFLAMLCTGLLSCALGVALSMDGAQGNVTLLLAFALPMRLGISMCYTVTSQFASELLPTCVRSRGIAAVHLAAAGASFVSPYLIHLGTMLPAAPSLILALLLLSAAVCTLMLPETNNRQLPITLADGEAFGKGEPMLSFDCWQRNDDDVSKQPAEELKLNQLNGQTQVETEAEV